Below is a window of Pseudodesulfovibrio sp. 5S69 DNA.
GTATTTGTTAAAGTGCAGCCAGAGCACAAAACGCACTCGCACTTTGTTTCCGTCACCAACTCACCCCTTGGCCTTTAATTGAACTTTTGTCCCGTGTCCAGCCCGAGTACTGAAAAAAAACGAAAAAACCTACGCTATATGGCGCTTCCGGGACATTTGGCCTTCCATTTTTCAGCCCGAAAAAGCCCCCTTCACACCCCTTGGATCATGGTATTCCAAAGGTCTTTGTGAAAATATGTACTAATATATTAAGGAAAGCGTACGGAATTGTGCCGGAGTGAGATTTTCCGGCCGCGCCGAAGGGCTGACGCCCTCGTCCAGGAACCACCGCTCCACAGCCGGGGTCATGCGTTTCTTGAGGATGGTGGAAATCTGTTTGCGCCGCTGCTGAAAGAGCAGCTTGATCAGCCCGGCCAGCCTGTCCGGATCGTCGGGACGGTCTTCGCGGGGCAGCGGGTCGAAGCGGACCACGGCGGAGTCGACCTTGGGGCGCGGCCGGAAGACCGAGGGCGGCACCTTGAAGAGATATCGCGTGTCGCAGAAGTTCCTCACCCAGGCGGTCAGCCCGCCGAAGGCCTTGGTGCCGGGGGTGGCGGTCAGGCGCAGAGCCACCTCGTGCTGGACCATGAAGACCGCGCGCTCCAGGGTCTCCACCCGGCTGACGATGTCCCAGATCAGCTTGGAACCCACGTTGTACGGGAGGTTCCCGATGATCTTGCACGGCCCGGTCTCGTTCAGGTCCGTCCACGGGAATTTGAGGGCGTCGGTCCGGACCACGTCCAGTTCCGGCCAGCGCTCTTCGAGCCCCTCGGCCAGTTCGTCGTCCATCTCCACCACGCGCAGGCGCCGCGCCCCGACCTCGGCCAGGTGCTCGGTCAAGGCCCCCTGCCCCGGACCTATCTCAATAATATAGTCGTCGGGCGCGGGCGCGAGGGCGTCCACGATCTTGCGGCAGATGTTGGGGTCGGTCAGAAAATTCTGGCCCAGGCTTTTCTTGGCCCGGTGCGGTCCGTCTTGATGCGCCATGTGCGTTCTCCGTTGTCAGGGGATAGCGGAACCTGGTCCGGCTGGCAACAGCATTGACACGATCTCCCCGGAAAACGTATGAATCCCCGGTATTCATTCTATGAGGAGGATTCATGAATCTGCGCCATTATGTCCGGGACATCCCGGATTATCCCAAGAAAGGGATCACGTTTTTCGACATCACGCCCATTCTGAGCACCCCCAAGGCCTTCCGCTACGTCATCGACCTGCTGTACGAGAAGTATAAGGACTGCGGCGCGGACAAGATCGTGGCCGCCGATGCCCGCGGCTTCATCTTCGGCGCGCCCCTGGCCCTCAAGATGGGCATCGGCTTCGTACCCATCCGCAAGCCCGGCAAGCTGCCGTACAAGAACCGCTGCGTGACCTACGACCTGGAATACGGCTCCGACACCCTGTGCATGCACGTGGACGCCATCGAGGATGGCGACAAGGTCTTGATGATCGACGACCTGCTGGCCACGGGCGGCACGGCCGAGGGCATGGTCAAGCTGATCCGCGAAGCGGGCGGCGAGATCGTGGGCGCCGGGTTCGTCATCCAGCTCTCCTTCCTGGACGGCGACGAGGTCATGCGCGCGGCCGGCGTGAAACATGATTTCCTCATTGAAATCGACTAACAAGGAACGACCATGAGCAAGATCGGCATCATCGGCGGCAGCGGCCTGGACGACCCGGACCTGTTGCGGGACGCCCGCGACGTGGAAATGGGCACTCCCTACGGCAAGCCCTCCGCCCTCCTCCAGGAAGGGACCATAGCGGGCCGGGAAGTGGTCCTTCTCGCCCGGCACGGCCGCGCGCACACCATCCCGCCCACCTTCGTCAACTACCGCGCCAACATCAAGGCCCTGAAGGACATGGGCTGCACCCGCATCCTGGCTACCACGGCCTGCGGCTCCCTGCGCCGGGAGATCGACCGGGGCCATCTGGTCATCCTGGATCAGTTCATCGACTTCACCCGGCGCCGGCAGGTTTCCTTTTTCGACGAGTTCGAGCCGCACTGCGCGGTGCACACGGCCATGGCCGATCCCTTTGACGCCGACATGCGCGGCAAGCTCAACGCCGCCTGTGACCGGCTGGGCCTGGACCACCACGAGAGCGGCACGGTCATCACCATCGAGGGCTCGCGATTTTCCACCCGGGCCGAATCCAACATGTTCCGGCTGTGGGGCGCGGACGTCATCAACATGAGCGTGGCCCCGGAGTGCATCCTGGCCAACGAGGCGGGCATTCCGTATGCCGCCG
It encodes the following:
- the rsmA gene encoding 16S rRNA (adenine(1518)-N(6)/adenine(1519)-N(6))-dimethyltransferase RsmA; its protein translation is MAHQDGPHRAKKSLGQNFLTDPNICRKIVDALAPAPDDYIIEIGPGQGALTEHLAEVGARRLRVVEMDDELAEGLEERWPELDVVRTDALKFPWTDLNETGPCKIIGNLPYNVGSKLIWDIVSRVETLERAVFMVQHEVALRLTATPGTKAFGGLTAWVRNFCDTRYLFKVPPSVFRPRPKVDSAVVRFDPLPREDRPDDPDRLAGLIKLLFQQRRKQISTILKKRMTPAVERWFLDEGVSPSARPENLTPAQFRTLSLIY
- a CDS encoding adenine phosphoribosyltransferase, translated to MNLRHYVRDIPDYPKKGITFFDITPILSTPKAFRYVIDLLYEKYKDCGADKIVAADARGFIFGAPLALKMGIGFVPIRKPGKLPYKNRCVTYDLEYGSDTLCMHVDAIEDGDKVLMIDDLLATGGTAEGMVKLIREAGGEIVGAGFVIQLSFLDGDEVMRAAGVKHDFLIEID
- the mtnP gene encoding S-methyl-5'-thioadenosine phosphorylase, whose amino-acid sequence is MSKIGIIGGSGLDDPDLLRDARDVEMGTPYGKPSALLQEGTIAGREVVLLARHGRAHTIPPTFVNYRANIKALKDMGCTRILATTACGSLRREIDRGHLVILDQFIDFTRRRQVSFFDEFEPHCAVHTAMADPFDADMRGKLNAACDRLGLDHHESGTVITIEGSRFSTRAESNMFRLWGADVINMSVAPECILANEAGIPYAAVAMSTDYDCWKTDEAPVTWEEILEVFKSNVEKVTSLLVEVIKDLD